In one window of Cynocephalus volans isolate mCynVol1 chromosome 6, mCynVol1.pri, whole genome shotgun sequence DNA:
- the LOC134380065 gene encoding MICOS complex subunit MIC19-like, translated as IARRDKERSGKHARGPAAANEQLTRAILQERISDEEEHSMAKHLPEQLDEKDLVIKKQNAFYKEQLPRLEERSSVLQSYH; from the exons atagctagaagaga TAAGGAGAGGAGTGGGAAACACGCTCGTGGT CCAGCTGCTGCCAATGAGCAGTTAACCAGAGCCATTCTTCAAGAGAGGATATCAGATGAGGAGGAACACTCTATGGCAAAGCACCTACCTGAGCAGCTGGATGAGAAGGACTTAGTGATAAAGAAGCAGAATGCATTCTACAAAGAGCAGCTACCTAGACTAGAGGAGAGGAGCTCAGTTTTACAAAGTTACCACTGA
- the ZNF804B gene encoding zinc finger protein 804B yields MACYLVISSRHLSNGHYRGIKGVFRGPLCKNGSPSPDFAEKEKSTAKALEDVKANFYCELCDKQYHKHQEFDNHINSYDHAHKQRLKELKQREFARNVASKSWKDEKKQEKALKRLHQLAELRQQSECVSGNGPAYKAPRIAIEKQLQQGIFPVKNGRKVSCMKSALLLKGKNLPKSISDKQRSTMPNRHQLQADRRYLFGNHISQTSSDLSNANHRTGVSFSFSKKVHLKLESSASVFSENTEEIHDCNKSPLYKTKLTGEKCKCCRFANKDTHLTKGKDVNISPSSLESVLHSTFSISSTILQDKNGSIDETLEDSIGIHSSFSKPNIHLSDVDFTPSSREKGTRNTLKNTSENRINHPSLANASSSPPNIYKQSDARIFQCLEEFSSQEPSEQKRTVHLNPCFRMEDRGKSLDETGKVSKNVQRLVREACPHDRTSRPLPFLHVQSKDGHTTLQWPAELLLFTKTEPCISYGCNPLYFDFKLSRNTKDGHKDGRNPEDFKRELSKEPLEMKTKTEKQDSGLIKDQQKLIQEDNQSLKPKMMIANPEWENFQRKCNLGQNDSEPNKGEHNFSVSDLEMKNPEVPAYLDMSLKDCLGKNNRGNELTEPSRAHWQSCRRVVLNDANEGLTFPPCISRTKKHKLISYDPHSEFEDENQFTWNSSPYVVGGHSVHGKDCSVTLNSDHISMTSRVSGCGNRSSERCSLKSSLNGHSSPSSNMSSLRSTCSSHRSNGNGRGNLLCLCKKEHNSVERHKRKRRKHSCLYVSGEITKSKYLQSETQRDRNCELWESFKNEKHSKHRYCHCGERSQLGKNQQQFSGPKSMKITHCDSSSQASCGGNGGKPTKCQEPQRSRLGCYSRERICNLNKSKRSQESLDSPHICDLGKVKPVQCNSGNISCLLRNCSSGPSETTEPNITGEKTTLMAKSLLERVQAKKYQDQSTNFEVFSNSCKNELEAHSQMQCTIQLVPPSCSRPALTLSDKMQFTSKRRNGKGSALQRTTEEKKIKSSQTNNFTVLADTGGDNHLSEGIIHIVPESQSLNIKKNPTTEEQSKPLISEVQPYIQSCDPVPNDFPGAFPSNRCTGITDSTKTKEDQINPDLQDVSMHMNHVEGNINSYYDRTMQKHDEVNHELEVCHKPISPPLIQQPITFSPDEIDKYKLLQLQAQQHVQKQLLSKPLRVLPAAGPAAFSPASAVQTVPVHQHASITTIHHTFLQHFAVSASISSHTSHLPMAHLHPLSQTHFSPISFSTLTPTVIPAHPTFLAGHPLHLVTAAPFHPSHITLHPLPPAAFIPTLFSPHLNPATASIIHLNPLIQPVFQGQDLYHHSCSGQMQQLNGVKEALNMSAHLN; encoded by the exons agactgaaagaattaaaacaaCGAGAATTTGCTCGAAATGTAGCTTCCAAGTCATGGAAAGatgagaagaaacaagaaaaagcacTTAAACGACTTCATCAGCTAGCTGAATTGAGGCAACAGTCTGAATG TGTATCTGGAAATGGACCAGCATACAAAGCCCCCAGGATAGCCATAGAAAAACAACTCCAGCAAGGAATTTTCCCAGTTAAGAATGGCAGAAAGGTATCCTGCATGAAGAGTGCTCTTCTCCTTAAAGGAAAGAATCTCCCCAAAAGCATTTCTGATAAACAGAGGTCCACCATGCCAAATCGACACCAATTACAAGCGGACAGGCGTTACTTGTTTGGAAATCATATTTCACAAACATCTTCAGATCTCAGCAATGCAAATCACAGGACAGgagtatcattttctttctccaaaaaaGTGCACCTAAAATTAGAGTCTTCAGCATCAGTTTTCAGTGAGAACACAGAAGAAATCCATGATTGTAACAAGTCACCCCTCTATAAAACAAAACTAACTGGGGAGAAATGCAAGTGCTGCAGGTTTGCAAATAAGGATACACACCTCACTAAGGGAAAAGATGTAAACATCTCACCAAGCAGTCTGGAAAGTGTTCTACACAGTACTTTCTCTATCAGCTCTACAATTTTGCAAGACAAAAATGGCTCTATTGATGAGACACTAGAAGATTCAATTGGCATTCATTCTTCCTTCTCTAAACCTAATATTCATCTTTCAGATGTAGATTTTACTCCTtccagcagagaaaaaggaactagaAATACATTGAAGAACACTTCAGAAAACCGCATTAATCACCCAAGCCTAGCAAATGCTTCCTCCAGCCCACCAAACATTTACAAGCAGAGTGATGCCAGGATATTTCAGTGTCTGGAGGAGTTTTCATCACAGGAGCCAAGTGAACAAAAACGTACAGTGCATTTGAATCCCTGTTTCAGAATGGAGGACAGAGGAAAATCTTTAGATGAAACAGGAAAAGTTAGCAAAAATGTGCAAAGACTTGTAAGAGAAGCATGTCCCCATGATAGGACATCCAGACCATTGCCTTTTCTCCACGTACAAAGCAAGGATGGCCACACCACTCTGCAATGGCCTGCAGAACTTCTGCTGTTCACAAAAACAGAACCCTGTATCTCTTATGGCTGCAACccattatattttgattttaagcTTTCTCGGAACACAAAGGATGGCCATAAGGATGGCCGTAATCCAGAGGACTTCAAAAGAGAGTTGAGTAAGGAACCCTTGGAAATGAAGACTAAAACAGAGAAACAAGACTCAGGTTTAATCAAAGACCAACAAAAATTGATCCAAGAAGATAATCAGTCTCTGAAACCAAAGATGATGATAGCTAATCCAGAGTGGGAAAATTTCCAGAGAAAATGTAATTTGGGCCAGAATGACTCTGAGCCGAATAAGGGTGAACATAATTTTAGTGTAAGtgatttggaaatgaaaaatccTGAAGTGCCTGCTTACCTTGATATGTCTCTAAAGGATTGTTTAGGAAAGAATAATAGAGGTAATGAACTTACAGAACCTTCAAGGGCCCATTGGCAAAGCTGCCGAAGGGTAGTTCTAAATGATGCAAATGAGGGCCTGACTTTTCCTCCCTGTATCTCTAGGACTAAAAAGCATAAGCTGATTTCCTATGATCCTCATTCAGAGTTCGAAGATGAAAACCAATTCACCTGGAATTCTAGTCCTTATGTAGTAGGGGGTCACAGTGTCCATGGGAAGGACTGCAGTGTGACTTTGAATAGTGACCACATCAGCATGACCAGCAGAGTTTCTGGATGTGGAAACAGAAGTTCTGAGAGATGTTCTCTAAAGTCATCTCTGAATGGACATTCTAGCCCTTCAAGCAACATGTCTAGCTTGAGAAGTACTTGTTCAAGTCATAGGTCCAATGGTAATGGCAGAGGTAATTTGCTCTGCCTTTGTAAGAAAGAACACAACTCAGTTGAAAGGCACAAACGGAAACGCAGAAAGCACAGCTGCCTGTACGTGTCTGGTGAGATAACAAAGAGCAAGTACCTGCAGTCTGAAACACAGAGAGATAGGAACTGCGAATTGTGggagtcatttaaaaatgaaaaacactcgAAACATAGATATTGTCACTGTGGAGAAAGATCTCAACTGGGCAAAAATCAACAACAATTTTCAGGGCCAAAATCCATGAAAATCACCCACTGTGATTCTAGCTCACAGGCTTCCTGTGGTGGAAATGGTGGAAAACCAACTAAATGCCAGGAACCTCAGCGCAGCAGATTGGGCTGTTACTCAAGAGAGAGAATCTGTAACTTAAATAAAAGCAAGAGAAGTCAAGAGTCTTTGGACAGCCCTCACATTTGTGATCTGGGAAAGGTCAAACCTGTGCAGTGTAACTCTGGGAATATCAGCTGCCTTCTAAGAAACTGTTCCAGTGGCCCTTCGGAAACCACAGAGCCCAACATTACAGGAGAGAAGACCACCCTAATGGCCAAAAGCCTTTTAGAAAGAGTACAAGCCAAGAAGTATCAGGACCAGTCAACTAATTTCGAGGTCTTTTCAAACAGTTGTAAAAATGAATTAGAGGCTCATTCACAAATGCAGTGCACAATTCAACTTGTACCACCGAGCTGTAGCAGACCAGCCTTGACTTTGTCTGACAAAATGCAGTTTACCAGTAAAAGAAGAAATGGTAAAGGCAGTGCCCTTCAAAGGACTactgaggaaaagaaaatcaaaagttcACAGACAAATAATTTTACTGTTTTAGCAGACACTGGTGGTGACAACCATCTTTCTGAAGGTATAATTCACATAGTACCAGAGTCTCAGTcactaaacataaaaaagaaccCAACAACAGAAGAACAATCAAAACCTTTAATTAGTGAAGTCCAACCTTATATTCAAAGCTGTGATCCAGTACCAAATGATTTCCCTGGTGCTTTTCCATCTAACAGATGTACTGGTATTACTGATTCAACAAAGACCAAAGAGGACCAAATAAATCCAGACCTACAGGATGTAAGCATGCATATGAATCATGTAGAGGGGAATATAAACTCTTACTATGACAGAACTATGCAGAAGCATGACGAAGTGAACCATGAATTGGAAGTGTGTCATAAACCTATCTCCCCCCCTTTAATTCAACAGCCCATAACATTTTCTCCTgatgaaatagataaatataaGCTCCTACAGCTACAAGCCCAGCAGCATGTGCAGAAACAGCTCCTATCAAAGCCTCTTCGAGTTTTGCCTGCTGCAGGGCCAGCTGCCTTCTCCCCAGCCTCTGCTGTACAGACAGTTCCAGTTCACCAGCACGCTTCTATCACAACCATCCACCACACGTTCCTGCAGCATTTTGCTGTTTCTGCTTCCATAAGTTCCCATACCAGTCACCTCCCCATGGCTCATCTACATCCTCTCTCACAGACACATTTCTCTCCTATCTCATTTTCAACTCTGACTCCAACTGTTATCCCAGCACACCCCACTTTCCTAGCAGGTCATCCCCTGCATTTAGTCACTGCTGCCCCCTTCCACCCATCTCACATAACACTTCATCCCCTGCCCCCTGCAGCATTTATCCCCACATTGTTTAGCCCTCACTTAAATCCAGCCACAGCGTCTATCATCCACTTGAACCCTTTAATCCAACCAGTGTTCCAAGGTCAAGATCTTTACCATCATTCTTGCTCTGGCCAGATGCAACAGTTAAATGGAGTGAAAGAGGCCTTAAATATGTCGGCACACTTGAACTGA